GTGCTGGCGTCGTGGTCGCCGCGCACCCCGGTGTGGAAGATCTCGCTGTGCGGGCCGAGGAGTTGGGCTTGCACAGCTTCTGGATCAACGACACTCCGATGGTCCACGGGGACCCCTTCGTCGCCTTGAGCCTGTGCGCGAAGGCCACCCGTCGCATCAGGCTCGGCCTCGGCGTGACCTCACCGGCGCTGCGCTCGGCCCCGGCCGCCGCGAGCGGGCTCGCCAGCCTCAACGCCCTGGCACCGGGCCGGATCATCTGCGGGGTCGGCACCGGAAACACCGCCCGTCGCACCCTGGGCATGCGGCCGACCACGACGGCCACGCTGGAGAACTTCACCACCGCACTGCAGGACCTGTGCGCCGGACGATCGACCGTGTACCGCGAGGGTGACCGGGTCCGCGACATCCGGTTCCTGCACTCGGGGGCGCACGTGAACACCGCCGACCCGATCGAGTTCGTCGTGGCCGCGCTCGGGCCGAAGGCCGTCGCCGTCGCCGGCCGCCGCAACACCGGCCTCATCTCCTTCGGCCTGCTGGACCCCACCGCCTGGCACGCGCTGCACGACGCCCGCCGCCACGCCGCCCAGGACACACCCCGCGACGTCGATTCCCACACGGACTCCTATGTGGTCACCTCGCTCCACCTGCTCGACGAGGACCAGGACCCTTACGGCGACGCGGCCCGGGATGCGACGGGCCACCTCGTCCTGTCGCTGCTGGCCTTCGCCGCCGACACAGCCGCCGACACACCTGCCTTCGCCGAGCGACTCGGCCCCGAGGAACGCGAGGCGGTGCGGCGGTTCCTCGACCGGCGCGGCACTACCGCCACCGCGCCGGACCGGCACACCAAGCTCTACCCCAACTACCTCGGGCGCATCGCACCGCGGGACCGGGACCTGGTTCTGCCCTCGCTGATGGACACCCTGGCCCTGGTCGGCACCCGCGACGACCTCCTCGCCCGCATCACCACCCTGGAACAAGCCGGCATCGACGAACTCCTCATCCAGCCGGTGATCGACCCGCCCACCGAGATGGCTCAGCTCGCGAAACTCCTCGCCTGAGCGGACCCACCGACCACAATCACCGATGCCGCAGCTCACCACTGCGCGTCATGAGGCTTCGACCTGCGGAGAGAGCTGGGTGCGAAGCCAACCGACGGTCGGGCTCAGCCGATGGCCAAGGCGAGACCTGTCGGCGCCCACCGCGCACGCGCACCCCTCGTCGCTCACCGAAGCCGACCGCGCACGCCTCGTCGCTCACCGAAGCCGGCCGTCACGAGTTCTGCGTTTGACGACGGCCCGGCACGGGGCTGCACTGGATTCATGGACGCTGCGGCGACACCGTCCTAGGGAGAGCAGCGATGACAACCATGGAAGCCTTCAACCTTCTGCAGCCGTACAAGATCGCCGAGGAGACGTTCGTCATCCCGTGGGCCCTCGAGGCCCCGCCGGTCGGCCACTTCCCGATGAACTCGATGGTGATCCGGGGAGCCGAACCGGTCCTCGTGGACACCGGGGCGCCCGCAGTGCGCTCCCAGTGGCTGGAGGCGGCCTGGTCCGTCGTGGATCCCCTGGACGTACGGTGGATCTTTCTCACCCACGACGACCGCGACCACGCCGGCAACCTCCTGGCGGCCCTCGCCGCATGCCCGAACGCGACCCTGCTGACGACATGGTTCTCCATCGGCCGTATGGCCGAGGAGTGGGAGACCCCCATCAACCGGTGCCGCTTCATGACCGACGGCGACACGATCGACGCGGGCGACCGCACCCTGGTCGCCAAACGACCACCCCTGTACGACAACCCCACTACCCGCGCCCTTTTCGACGCGAAGACCAACGTCCTGTGGTCCGTCGACACCTTCGCCACGAACGTGCCGACTCCCATGCCCGAATTGGCAGCGCTGTCGGCAGACGAATTCCGCGACGGCCAGTTCTTCGGCGGAAGGCTGGTCTCCCCCTGGGTCGCCCTGCTGGACTCCCAAAAGTTCGGGACGGTCGTCACCGACTTCCAACACCTGAACGCCGAGGTCATCGCCGGCTGCCACTGCCCGGTCCTCCGTGGCCCCCAGATCCCCGAGGCCTACGACCTGCTCCGCCAGCTCCCCGAAATCCCACCGTGGACGGAGTTCACGCAGGCCGACCTGGACCAGTGGATGGCGGCTGCCGAGAGCTCGGTTCCGCCGGAGCAGCCGCGGCCGTCGGGGACGTGAGGGGCGCTGCCGCGCGGGGTGGGGATCTGCCCACCAGCTGCGTGCTGATGGGCCCGGCAGATCGCGCCCCTCATCGCCGTGCCGCGCGGTGACGAGGCGGCATCGCGATGACCCGGGCTCCGGCACGTCCTGTCCCGTCGCCGGTGGTCAGCCTCGCAGGTGCAGACCGAAGCCCGTGCGGCCGGCGGGCTCCAGTCCCTCCTTCAGGTGCAGCGAGGGGATCTCGTAGTCTCCGAAGTTCTGCCGCCGGAACGGGATCGGCTCGGTCGACTCCAGGGTGAGCAGGCGCTCCTCCCAGGCCTTGGCCGCGTCCGCGTAGTCCTCGCCGGTCATCCGGTCGGCGCCGTACAGCACGAAGGGCGGCAGCGCCTCGATGCCCGGGTAGTAGAGGATGCCGTGGTGGATCGGGAACAGCAGGTCGTCTATGGGGCCGTTGATCCCGCGGGCGGCGTAGTGCGACTCCGGACCGCCGACGGTCACCGACAGCAGGGCCCTCCTTCCCGCGAGGGTGCCTTCGCCGAATCGCTCGCCGTACTTGGTGTCGCTGTGCTCGCCGACTCCGTACGCGAAGCGGTAGGTGAACACCCGGTCCACCCAGCCCTTGAGGATCGCGGGCATCGTGTACCACCACAGCGGGAACTGGAAGATAATCGTGTCGGCCCACAGCAGCTTCTCCTGCTCGGCGAGGACGTCCGGGGTGAGCGTCCCCGCCTCGAAGGCCCGGCCCGAGTCCGCGGCGACCTTCAGCGGACTCGAGGCGTCGGGGCCGTAGTCCGCGGCGTCCACGACCGCCTTCCAGTTCATCGCGTACAGATCGCTCACCCGTACCTGGTGCCCAGCGCCCTCCAACGTGGACACCGCGAGGTCCTTCAGCGAGCTGTTGAGCGACTGCGGCTCGGGGTGGGCGTAGACGATCAGCGTCTTCATGGGAACTCCTTCGGATCGGATGCCTTTGATCCTGGACGCCGCGACGCCCGGTGTTCAGGGGCGCTCCTTCCGTCGGACCGGGCTTCCTGGTATTGGCAGTACCACCTTCACGGGCGCCGCCGAGGCCATACTGGGGGCATGGACGATCTTGCTGGCTTCCTGCGGACCCGGCGTTCCCGGGTCGACCCGGCGGCCGTGGGCATACCCACCGACAGCCGCCGCCGGGTCGAAGGGCTGCGCCGCGAAGAGGTCGCGCACCTGTCCGGGGTCAGCGTCGACTACTACGTACGCCTGGAGCAGGGCCGCGCGACCCAGCCCTCCGAGCAGGTCCTCGACGCGCTCGCCCGCGTCCTCGGCCTCGACGAGACCGAACGCGGGCACCTCTACCGGCTCGCCCGGCAGCGCCGCAGCCGCGCGAAGGCGCCGGGCGGGCGGGTCCGGCCGGAGCTGCTGCGCGTCCTCGGGCTGGTCGCCGACGCGCCCGCGCTGATCATGGACCACCGCCTGGACGTGCTCGCCGGGAACCGCCTCGCCGGGCTCCTGTACGGCCGGCCGATGCCGGGCCTGAACACCGCCCGGCACATCTTCCTCGAGGAGGCCGAGCGCGGCCTCTACGCGGACTGGGAGAAGTGCACCCTCGACGTGGTCGGGCACCTGCGCCTGGCCGCCGGCAAGTACCCCGAGGACCCGCGCCTGGCCTCGCTCATCGGCGAACTGGCGATGGGCAGCGAGCGCTTCCGCCGCCTCTGGGCCCGCGCGGACGTGCGGGCCCGCACGCATGGGCGCAAGGCGTACCGGCACCCGCTGGTCGGGCTGCTGGAACTGCACCAGGAGAACTTCGCGCTGCCGGACGAGTCGGGTGTGGAGCTGCTGGTGCTGTCGGCGGCCCCCGGCAGCCCCGCCGAGGACGGACTGCGCCTGCTCGCGGGCCTGGACGCGGACGGCGCGCACGGCGCGGACGGCACTGACGCGCATCCCCCGGTGAACGCCCAGGTCCGCGAGTAACCCAATGACGCCCACCGCCAGGAACGCCAATGGCCGGAGGGCCCTTGACCTGAACCGATATTGAGGTTTTAGGGTGTCGTCTACTTGATCATCTGACGACGGGAAACACGCTCATGATCCTCGTAACCGGAGCCACCGGAAACATAGGCAGCGCCCTCCTCAAGGAGCTGCACGTACGCGGTGCCGGGCCGCTGAGGGGGCTCACCCGTGATGCCGCGCAGGCGACCTTCCCCGAAGGGGTCGAGGCCGTGGAGGGCGACTTCGCGGATCCGGCGTCGTTGAAGCCGGCGCTGGAGGGGGTGCGCTCGCTGTTTCTCGTGTCGCGTCTGGGACCGGACGCCAACATCATCGAAGCCGCCCGGCAGGCGGGTGTGGACCACGTCGTGCTGGTGTCGTCGATTACCGTCCAGACCCATCCTCACCTCGGCCCCGCCGGCGAGAACCTGGCGGTGGAGCAGCTGCTCAAGGCAAGCGGCATGGCCTGGACGATCCTGCGACCCACGCAGTTCGCCTCGAATGCCCTGATGTGGGCGGCTTCCATACGTGAGCACGAGGCCGTCCGCGCCCCGTACGCACAGGTCGCGCTGCCGACCATCCACCCCGCAGACGTCGCGGCGGTGGCACGGGTGGCACTGACCGAGCCCGGCCACCAGGGACGCACGTATGCCTTGACCGGTCCGGAGCCGGTGACCGCCCGACAGCAGGTCGAGGCCATCGCGGCAGCCCTGGGCCGGGAGGTGCCCTTCGCCGAGATCAGCCGCGGGCAGGCGCACGCACAGATGGCCGCGGTCTTCGGGGCCGAGGCCGCGGACGCGGTGCTCGACGTCACGGGCGGAGACGTCAACGAGGAGCTGCTGATGGTGCGCGACACGGTTGCACAGGTCACCGGAACCCCGGCCCGGCCGTTCCGGCAGTGGGCCGCGGAGAACGCCACCGCCTTCCGCTGAGTCGGCCAGGGCAGGCCCGTTGCTAGCCTGCTCGGCATGATCGCGAAGAGCCCCAAACAGCGGATATCCAGCCTACTGGCGCCAAACGGTCCCCAGCGCGCTCTCATCATCTCGAGCTTCATCAGTCGGGTGGGCAACGGGCTGTTCAACACCGCTGCGGTGCTGTACTTCACGCTGGTTGTGCACCTGCCCGCCGCACAGGTCGGTGTCGGCCTCACGATCGCCGGGCTGACCGGTCTGCTGGCCGGGATCCCGGCAGGGAATCTGGCCGACCGATACGGGCCGCGCACGGTCTGGCTGACAACCCTCGCGGTACAAGCCGTGACGATGGCCGCCTTCGTCTTCATCGACAGCTGGGTCACGTTCACGCTCATCGCCACCCTGGACCGGCTGGCAGCAACGGCGAGCGGCGCCGCGGGCGGTGCGCTCATCGCCCGCGCCGGCGGCGAACGCCCGGCCGCGTTCAGGGCGAAACTCCGCACGTTCGTCAACCTCGGCGTGGTCCTGGGCACCCTCGGCGCCGCCTTCGCCCTCTCGGTCAACACCCGCCCGGCATACACCGCGCTCATCCTCGCCAACGCCGCCAGCTTCGCCTGCGCCGGCCTGATCGTCCTGATCGGCGTCCCGAACTACCAGCCCCTGCCCCGGCCCAAGGAGCACCGCGGCTGGGCCGTCCTGGCCGACCGGCCGTTCGTGTCCTTCGTCGCGCTCTACGGGGCCATGGGCCTGCAGTACCAGACCGTCTCCCTGCTGCTGCCGATCTGGCTCTCCGCTCACACCGACGCGCCCCGCTGGACCGTGGCGGCGGTCTACGCGGTCAACAGCGGGGTATGCGTGCTGCTCCAAAGCCGTATCGGCTCCCGGGTGGAAACACCGCGCCAGGGCGGCCGGGCGTTCCGCCTCGCCGGGCTGCTCTTCTTGGTCAGTTGCCCTTTGATGGCCCTGACCGCGGACGTTCCGGCCTGGATCGCGCCGGGGCTCGCCATCCTCGCCGTCTGCGTGCACAGTCTCGGAGAGGTATGGGAGTCCTCGGCCGGCTCCGCGCTGGGTTTCGGTCTCGCCCCCGACCACGCCCAGGGGCAGTACCAGGGCCTCTTCGGCATCGGCTTCGACGCCGGACAGGCCTTGGCCCCGGTGATCCTCACGGCAGCCGTCCTCGGACTCGGACACACGGGCTGGCTGCTGCTCGGCGCGTTCTTCGCGGCTGTGGGGGCGACAGGCCCGCTGGTGGCCGCGTGGGCGGAGCGAACCCGTCCCACGAGCCAGGACACGGCCCGCGCTACAGATGG
This is a stretch of genomic DNA from Streptomyces sp. NBC_00091. It encodes these proteins:
- a CDS encoding LLM class flavin-dependent oxidoreductase — encoded protein: MRAGVVVAAHPGVEDLAVRAEELGLHSFWINDTPMVHGDPFVALSLCAKATRRIRLGLGVTSPALRSAPAAASGLASLNALAPGRIICGVGTGNTARRTLGMRPTTTATLENFTTALQDLCAGRSTVYREGDRVRDIRFLHSGAHVNTADPIEFVVAALGPKAVAVAGRRNTGLISFGLLDPTAWHALHDARRHAAQDTPRDVDSHTDSYVVTSLHLLDEDQDPYGDAARDATGHLVLSLLAFAADTAADTPAFAERLGPEEREAVRRFLDRRGTTATAPDRHTKLYPNYLGRIAPRDRDLVLPSLMDTLALVGTRDDLLARITTLEQAGIDELLIQPVIDPPTEMAQLAKLLA
- a CDS encoding MBL fold metallo-hydrolase, whose protein sequence is MTTMEAFNLLQPYKIAEETFVIPWALEAPPVGHFPMNSMVIRGAEPVLVDTGAPAVRSQWLEAAWSVVDPLDVRWIFLTHDDRDHAGNLLAALAACPNATLLTTWFSIGRMAEEWETPINRCRFMTDGDTIDAGDRTLVAKRPPLYDNPTTRALFDAKTNVLWSVDTFATNVPTPMPELAALSADEFRDGQFFGGRLVSPWVALLDSQKFGTVVTDFQHLNAEVIAGCHCPVLRGPQIPEAYDLLRQLPEIPPWTEFTQADLDQWMAAAESSVPPEQPRPSGT
- a CDS encoding MFS transporter, with the translated sequence MIAKSPKQRISSLLAPNGPQRALIISSFISRVGNGLFNTAAVLYFTLVVHLPAAQVGVGLTIAGLTGLLAGIPAGNLADRYGPRTVWLTTLAVQAVTMAAFVFIDSWVTFTLIATLDRLAATASGAAGGALIARAGGERPAAFRAKLRTFVNLGVVLGTLGAAFALSVNTRPAYTALILANAASFACAGLIVLIGVPNYQPLPRPKEHRGWAVLADRPFVSFVALYGAMGLQYQTVSLLLPIWLSAHTDAPRWTVAAVYAVNSGVCVLLQSRIGSRVETPRQGGRAFRLAGLLFLVSCPLMALTADVPAWIAPGLAILAVCVHSLGEVWESSAGSALGFGLAPDHAQGQYQGLFGIGFDAGQALAPVILTAAVLGLGHTGWLLLGAFFAAVGATGPLVAAWAERTRPTSQDTARATDGRSSEAPLLASD
- a CDS encoding helix-turn-helix transcriptional regulator — encoded protein: MDDLAGFLRTRRSRVDPAAVGIPTDSRRRVEGLRREEVAHLSGVSVDYYVRLEQGRATQPSEQVLDALARVLGLDETERGHLYRLARQRRSRAKAPGGRVRPELLRVLGLVADAPALIMDHRLDVLAGNRLAGLLYGRPMPGLNTARHIFLEEAERGLYADWEKCTLDVVGHLRLAAGKYPEDPRLASLIGELAMGSERFRRLWARADVRARTHGRKAYRHPLVGLLELHQENFALPDESGVELLVLSAAPGSPAEDGLRLLAGLDADGAHGADGTDAHPPVNAQVRE
- a CDS encoding NAD(P)H-binding protein — protein: MILVTGATGNIGSALLKELHVRGAGPLRGLTRDAAQATFPEGVEAVEGDFADPASLKPALEGVRSLFLVSRLGPDANIIEAARQAGVDHVVLVSSITVQTHPHLGPAGENLAVEQLLKASGMAWTILRPTQFASNALMWAASIREHEAVRAPYAQVALPTIHPADVAAVARVALTEPGHQGRTYALTGPEPVTARQQVEAIAAALGREVPFAEISRGQAHAQMAAVFGAEAADAVLDVTGGDVNEELLMVRDTVAQVTGTPARPFRQWAAENATAFR
- a CDS encoding NAD(P)H-dependent oxidoreductase, with the protein product MKTLIVYAHPEPQSLNSSLKDLAVSTLEGAGHQVRVSDLYAMNWKAVVDAADYGPDASSPLKVAADSGRAFEAGTLTPDVLAEQEKLLWADTIIFQFPLWWYTMPAILKGWVDRVFTYRFAYGVGEHSDTKYGERFGEGTLAGRRALLSVTVGGPESHYAARGINGPIDDLLFPIHHGILYYPGIEALPPFVLYGADRMTGEDYADAAKAWEERLLTLESTEPIPFRRQNFGDYEIPSLHLKEGLEPAGRTGFGLHLRG